TGCTAGTGTGTGCAAATGAAGTCGTTACTAGGAGCCACAGACGATGATAGTAGCCAGCGAAGCGTTACGCGACGATCAACGTGGCCACTGCGATCGCGCACGGAGAAAAGGAATTGCGAACCGTTGTTAAATAATTTGTCCAGCTCTTTTCCGCTAATGGAGGTTGTACAATCGTTTATGATAGACTAATGGTTTCTTCTATGGTGTCTTTGCTCCATaacagaaaagcaaaacatgacgGTCAAGCTGGACGCGTCCACGGTGGAGATTGAGGAGCGTGGCGTCAAGCTGcggctgaccgtcgtcgatacGCCCGGGTTCGGCGATGCCATCGATAACAGCGATAGCTTCAGCGCGATCCTCGAGTACATCGACGAACAGTACGAGCGGTTTCTGCGCGACGAAAGTGGCCTGAATCGGCGCAACATTGTCGACAACAGGATACACTGCTGCTTCTACTTCATCTCGCCGTTCGGCCATGGGTAAGTGATTTTGGCTTTCCTTTGCCGGGCAGGATTTTAACGTGTCATTTCCACTCCGCTCCGCAGTATGAAACCGCTCGATATCGAGTTCATGAAGAAGCTGCACTGCAAGGTGAACATTGTGCCGGTGATCGCCAAGGCGGACGTGCTGACGAAGAAGGAAATCCAGCGCCTGAAGTGCCGCATCCTGCAGGAGATTGAGGATAATGGGATCAAAATCTATCCACTGCCCGATTGTGATagcgacgaggacgaggactACAAGGAGCAGGTGCGCCAGCTGAAGGAGGCGGTCCCGTTCGCCGTCTGCGGCTCGACCACACTGCTCGAGGTGAAGGGCCGCAAGGTGCGCGGTCGCCTTTACCCCTGGGGCGTCGTCGAGGTGGAAAACCCGGACCATTGCGATTTTATCAAGCTTCGCACCATGCtgatgtgagtgtgtgggggTGTTTCATGCAATTCATGCAACTAATGATGTGCCGTTTCTATCGTCCCATCCACAGCACGCACATGCAAGACCTGCAGGAGGTCACGCAGGAGGTGCACTACGAAAACTATCGCTCGGAGCGGTTGGCGAAATCCGTGCGCAAAAACACCAATTCCGTGATAAAGGAGGAGAACGGTGGCGCCGGCATTGTGCCCGGCGAGGTGTTGTCCGAGAAGGATCGTATCCTGCGCGAAAAGGAGGAGGAAATCCGCCGAATGCAGGAGAAGCTCGCCCAGATGCAGGCCAAGTTTCAGGCACAGAAGTAATGGTGGTGTAGTGAAAAGAgggaagcacacaaacacaaaaaagagggaAGAAGAGGATGGTGTTGATGAATGAAGTTAGTTTATGCAcatgcacaaaacaaaaccgaaacgaaacgaacaaaacagaaaGTATTTGTGTCCTCTCATGAAGCGATTTTTTTCGAAAGCATTCATCATTCCGCGCAGTACGATTCATatcagaagaaaacaaaaaaaaaaacgcaaaaaacaaCGAGACGGATCTTCACAGTTCGTCGTGTGCCATCTTCCGCGTAACGTTAAACGATCATTCATCCGGTTCGTCAGCACGCGCGCGCaccatcttcttcttcccaTCCCACTCCGTGGGAACTGAACGAGAATctcttcatttaaaaaaaaaaaccgattgtcgagtagtagtagtaggtgGATGGCGTTATTTGCGGTAATGGGCCGCTTGTTGCGCCCTCCCAGCAGCCCCCCTACCCCTCCGTGGTTTCGATTGCGTTTaatgcaaacacaaaacagtgAGCCCACGCGTTTTGAAATCTTCCTCATTTTTGTgcgtcagcatcatcatcatcatcgtcatgatTACACATATATTTTTGGTACGAACTATTCGCATATAATTGTAGAGTAAAGGTTAGATCGTATAGCATACAAGTATATATATAGAACAAACCTTCCACATTAGTTGCCTCTCCAACAAAACACAGCAGGCTGGGGTTAAAACGGGTACTTTAAAAAACCAGGCTAATTGGCTGCACCCAACCCAAACCCATCTCGAAAAACGCTCTCTTATttgttttggttattttttagCTTCATTCATAAAGTTGCAGCAGCTCGTTTTGGGCTCGATGGCTTTCCTTTGTTTTTGGGGTAAACGACACGAAATGTCCGATGGAGTACGAGTTCAATTCTGCAGTGGGTGTAACAACGACACCAAAATGCTTGCTTTTCCTTCTCTCGAGACGCCCGGCCCGGTGTGCTGTGCGTCATTCAGCTGCAATTCAATCGCAATAATTGTACGGGGACGAAAGTAGAGTAAACGTTAATCCATCCTTCCCCTTTTCCCCTTTACGCGCGTCAGACACGAAACTAGCGACGGATAGGTAAGGGAAGGCCAGGGAAGACACACAGGAGGATGGGTATTTGTGTCTCGATAATATTTTAGAGTATTACTatacataaatatatatatttttttacatttcggTTCCGACCTCTCTTACCCCCCGGGCAGGATCAATTTTCAATAAATGCGTATTCTAACTGGAAGCTGAAGTTGTAAAcataaaatagaacaaaaataaTGAGAAAACAAACCGACGATTTTCTGACACGAATTACGTTCGTTTACGCGTTTCCTCGCCTTTATTTCACAGCGTGTTACCAGCATCATTAcgagacacatacacacattcgtAACATTTTCTGTTTAAGTTCTATTATGCTCTTTAGGAATGCAATGCGTCCGCGCGGTGTTTTACGCTCTTCCTTAAAAATACacagttttgtttcaatttgttgcTAGCGCTTCTTcactctcgctttctctctcgctatcGCTATCTTTCCCCTGCTTTGCTAACTTTTGGTAAATACACATTAGGCGCCTCGCTTGCATTAGATGCAACATCACCCTCAATCTTACGTTGCAACCTATCGAATATTTTTGTACATAGtaacaacaatacaaaactAATTCGTAAAAATATACTTTACTTTCACTAACGGCGTATTTGGGGTAAAAAATGAAAGTAAACTACAGTATGGTAGGAACAAAACTTGCCCGTTTGAGCAAACGCTACGCGACGTAGGTAAGGTGCACAGTGCAAACTATCGGAACGGAAGTTTCTATAGAGAAGAAGCGAACAAATTACACAACTAGGCATGTGTGCCGACTAAAATAATTCTAAAAATATTACCCTTTTTCTTGgagaaaaactaaacaaacttTTATCACTACTTTAAGAAGAATGTGTAACAAAAGGAACTGCAAAGAAATGgatacaaaaaaaggtaacTATTTTACACCCTTTACAACCaccaaaaagagagagaaagagagagagagagagaaacagcaTTAGCATTAGAGTAAGTAAAATATTACTATCTGTTCCCATGGATACATCACCCCGCACACAGTCAACGCTTTCCAGCAAAACTCTCTGTGTacgtgttgtttgtgtgtttgtgtttatgtatTTGCACTAAAGCCCCGATTTAATCTTcctttctcttctcttctaaAGCCTAGCTGTAcgtttactgctgctgctgctgttgtgttggttgtttgtttttgtatcatttgattgattgtgtttttatttcgtttcttgtccatttttgttcatctttTTCCTTCAACTATATTTACAtcgtttgcttctttcttATGTTTACTTTCACGACTTTCCTAagtgtttccgtttttttttctcttttactACTTGTGTGAgctcttttgtgtgtgtgttttttttctctcttacaCATACTCAATATCAATATTTCTTTCGCttcatttgtattttgtttttgtttgttttttttttggtttgttctcTCCCTTTCTTCGCTCTCTTATTTCATGTTAGaacatgttgttttttttattattcacgGTTCTTTACACAAGATATAACACTATTTACATGCTTCCCTCCTCTTGTTCTTTGGCCTTGTTGCCAACAGAACGGCGTCAATTCAATAAATTGCCACCCCTTCCCCCCCTCCACTAAGCTTATTACGCATTGCTGTTTTGCTGGCGGCTGGTTTCGTTTTCGCATTCGCATTTTCTGCTCTCGTAATATATCAAATATGTAGTCACAGGACAATCACAATAAGTTCATAATGTGTAACAATGCTAAATGTTATTCACTTTCCTTCGCTCTGCTTGTTTCGCACCACACCCCCAAAAAATTGTTAGTGGCGTTCGTAGTTCGTCTGAATATGAATGATCTTacttaaaaagaaaagaaggagaATCGAAACATTCGAGATGAGGCGTGTGAATGGTGGAAACTCAAAAACGGGATGATGATggaggcgtttttttttgtatgagcATCGCTTGGCGATCGATCTTTTCCCGTCTTTATCTTACTCTCCCCTAAAGCCGTGGTCGTGTCAATACTATGCTTAGAAGTTTATCGTTTATCGTAGCTGTGCTTAAACACCCACATTCTAGGCGGTTTGCTCGACTTCTCCTATGAAATACTtgtgttattattgttatttgtcAGTTTGcctcttttcctttccttgcAGAGACACGAGGGGGTTTTATACGGTTATTTGGTACAGGCAGAAGGAGGGAGAGGgttggtgtgctgctgtgtttaGTTTTAACATCCGGCCAGTGCCACGGATTGCGGATTACGTTTGGCAGATATCAACATTCGCTTAAGTACCTTTTCTTCCCAGCGTGTGTGTTAGCGTCTTAATTTGCGGTCCGTTTCTTAACTATTTTCGCATCGCTTGGTACAGAGAATGTTGGTATATTGGATTTAAAATGTGTAGCTTCACACGGCGGAGGCAAAATAATTCTTTCTAATTTTCTAAACAATACGGGAATTagagtattaaaaaaaacaacataaaaagcaaaacatgggACACTTAGCACACCTCTCCTGTGGACACTGGTTTTGTGGTTAACTCGTTGCAGCCAAGTGGATTATTCGTTGTGAGTTTTGGTTTCGATGAAGGGGATACCACCGTGGATTTACAGGTTTATCGTGTCCAGATCTTGGCACGGTGCCCGCGGACTGTGCTGATCACCGCCGTTCGAGCTGCCGGGCAGGTtaaccagctgctgctgctgttgctgctgattgcCATTGGCGGTCAAGGTGGTGACCGCTACCATCGCCGACAGGGTCGTTGCGGTCGCCGTGTTCGTACCGGTTCGTGTCCCAACGGCCCCAGCACCATTGACCACGTTCGAGGCGTTATTAGCGTTATTGctgctattgttgttgttgttgttgttattgttgtttttggttgaTTCCGTCGACTGCTGCTTCTTGCTGCCCAGCCCCAACGGGAAGGCAAAGTCCTGTGGCAGTTTGCGCATAATTTTGCCCGACGTAATAAGCCGGCCAAATCCTTCCTACAATGGTggcggtagtggtggtggtggtgtgcatgCGATACAAAGGGGGAATGGTTAGTAAGCGGGTTTGCCGAGAAATGCGCCGTCATGTATGCAATCTGCACGACGTGAATAGCCGCTGTAGCAACGCTACGCTTGCTACGATCGGAATACGGTACCTGATGGGCGAAAGCATAGCCGGAGCGTAACGAGCGGCGTGCCTTGCGGGCGGACGGTGTCCTCAGGACGTCACTGCTCTGCCGGGAACGCAGTAGCGCCAACCGTTGCTGTACACGAAtctaaaattgaaaataaatgtataaaattAGTAGATCTCACAAGCAAAGGCATCACACCACGAGCTCCACCTTATCTGGTAAGCTGGGGAACACATCGACAAAGTAGAAGCGTGATGCCAGCACCGGTATCATGAGGACGATCACTGTCAGCACGGTGGTGAACCAGAACGTGGCTTCCTTCATCGCCTGCGTCAGCGAGCCGACGTACGGGCCGCCGATGACGTAGTTGTAAAAGTAGTCCAAAAAGAAGTACCACAGCAGGCTGCCCCAGATCATGATGTGATTAAACACGGTCCAGTACGATGTGTCGAGCGCGATCTGCGTAGCGAAGTGAGGAttagcgaacgaacgaacggtaCACAGGGACGAAGGAGGCTGGTTCTTACCTGCGCGGTGTTATCGAGGATAAGTATGGTGGCCACTACCGAGCCGAGCAGCATGTGATCGTTCAGCACGTACCCGTCCGGAGAGATGCCGTCCTTGTACGTACCTTGGGGGGAAATCGAGGTGTTTGTTAGAGATTACAGATTCCACTTCATTGTAAGCACACCCTTCTGCAAACCCTTACTTACCGTACGGAATGAGAAACAATATCAGCGAACTGAAGATACCGTGCAGGACGCTGCGTATGAACTCGGTCGTGTTGAACAGTGCGTTCGTCATGCCGGGCGTGTAGAGCTTCGGATAGTCGACGCTACTCTTGTCCGACACGTCCTGCTCGAAGATGCCGAGCGCCAGCACCGGCAGCGAGGTGTAGAACAGATTGTACACCGATATAAACATTGGATCGAAAACGGTCTGTGCAatgggagaagaagaagaacggcATCGTCAATAGATAGGAACGGGGAGCAAgccgctcgcacacacatacacacttaccTGAGCACTGAAGCCGCAAAAAAATGCATACCAAAAATGGCACAGCGTGAATGCAAAGTTTTTGTAGAAAAAGTAGCGCAAAAATTTACACATCCGGTAGTACGACCAGCGGCcatgcaccagcagcagtctTTCGAGAAATTTAAACTGTGCGATCGAGTAGTCGCTCGCCAGTACGGCCTGCATGCCCTCCTGCCCGGAGATGCCGACGCCGATGTGTGCCGCTGCAAAAGAACACCGAAAAGGACATTAGTGTGTTGcgcgtctctctctctctctctctctctctctctctctctctcagctCTCTTTCATTTAAATACCTTTTATCATCGACACATCGTTCGCACCGTCACCGATCGCAAGCGTGACCGCATTCTTCGCCCGCTTGATCAGCTCGACCACCATCGCTTTCTGGAGCGGCGTTACCCGGCAGCAGATGACCGCTTTGCAGTGGGACGCGATCTCGAGGAACTTGCTCTCCAGCTCCGACGTCAGACAGTGCACTAGCGAGTGCCCGTTGATCACTAGCGCCACGCCCGTGTTCTCGTCGATGTCGGTTAGCGTCGGTTCGCCCTTCTCGAACCCGTCGGAATAGTTGCTACAGTTTACACTGCGAAAAGGGGGGAGAGGAAGGGGCGGaaaggaagcagcagcagattaGTACCCAGTTGTAGTTGACAGTTCGTAGGGTCGCACGCGCGTGTTAGTAAGTGGTGTGATAGGATTGTAAGGGAAGGTTAGGTTAGGGATAGGATTTTGGGACAAAAACGGGACACACATACGTCAGAGCACAGGGGAGTAGGTGGTGTTGCTATCGGACGGAGTGAAGCAAcaagaaaaaggaaggaatGGGAGGACAACATAAAAACaggaacacaaaaaacaaacaatgtgcTAACTATATACATAActatacacacaaaaaataaataaatgggACACTACTAAACGCAGTCAGCAAActaccaaaaacaaacagtggTATGTCAGTAACTGAGGGTATAACAGAAAAACACGGTTCACTATTATGGAGGGTAGAGAAATGAAACTATACACACGCATACTATACACTACGGGTGGGTGGGTTGGATAacgggaaacacacacacagagatagGAGCCGCACTACACAAAAACGTACGTCTCAAGAGGCCATTCAGAGATCACGAGATAGAGTTAGTGTTTGAAGGAATGTTAGTTAACAGGGAGATgttggtgtgtgagtgtgtgtgcttacGTCACTATATTAGCTATACTTGGGCtatattatttatatatatattgtttCGTACAGGCATATGAGGAAGGCATTGGCtagcacatgtgtgtgtgtgtgtgtatgtatttgtgtttgtgtgtaataGAATGGTGTTGGTGCATCACGTCAGTAGTGTAATACCGTTCTCGCGCCACGCATAGTGTTTGCTTCTGTTACAACTGTTTTATCTGTTTTGTTAAGGAAGTACGTTGGTAGATGAagttggtagtttttttttcaaaacttcaaaaaaaaggaacaaaaaaaaacacgatcaaacaacaaacaaatacgcGTCTTATACCATTATCATGTCGACAAGGTAGTGGAGAAACGtaaaggaaatggaaaacaattatggataaaagaaaacaaaggcCTTATACTCCTTAAaagaacaaaagaagaagaaaatagctTACAGGTACGGGGGGCCAAAGATGAAACAAGAAGTATAGTAGAACAAtgaatataaaacaaacaaaaaacactgtAAATACATGTACAGCTGTTAAAAAAGGGATGGCGGTAAATACATTGAGGTAAAAATAGGAGCAATAAAGAAGAAGGGGAAACAAGAAATAGGTAAAtcatacacaaaacaacacatccCCACGGAAAAGATAGGAAAGAGTCGGTTATACAACACAGAACACTCGAACCCGGTGGGGTTGGTAGATGTTCGAGATCGTTCCGACCGCGAACCCACAGTGGAAATGGGGGCCGTGGTagcaatagtagtagtagtagaagtagaagtagTAATAGTACAAGGATTTTGGGGTgaacagaaaaagaaataaaaaagaacagtTTCGTCCTGTTGGCGGATCGCTTCTCCACCGGCGGATCCGGCGTGAGTTGTTGTGTCGGTGTGTACCTGTCCGGTGCCTCCTCGCTTCCTCCTATACTTGTATATTTATGTCTATTATCCCACCTAAACGTCACCACCGATACGGACGGGGGCGAGGTGTTCTGTATGTCGACCATCGgacccgagctgctgctgtgcgctCCGTTTGCCGTCACGGCACTGGTTTCGCTGGTGGTGCCACCACCAACCGTTTGCGAGTGCGCTTGGTTCGCTTTTTGGACGTCTGGGGGACAGAAGCAGTATAACGTGAGCGTAGCTGTTGCATTCGTTTCCTAGACGCAATCAGCGCCTGTATACTCACTGGCTGGATGGTAGGTGTTGACGATCCGTAACGAATCCATGTACTTGCGCAGCTGCTGCTCTACCTCGCTCTTGGTAATGCCGTCGATCACAAACACGTCCACCATGTCGTCCGTCAGCAGCTGACAGGAATAGCCTATGTTTATTGCCGTTTCTAAATGGGAAACAACGTGCATTAGGAATGGTTAGTTCTGTGTGAGTCTGATGGACAACAGCATCCGCGTACCTTGCTTATCGCCCGTAAGTACCCAAATCTTAATGCCGGCCAGCTGTAGATTCGCGATCGTCTGGGGCACACCGTCCTGTAGCTTATCCTCTATAGCCGTCACACCGACCAGCTGCATATCACATTCGATCTCTTCATAGATTGCACCTAACTTATCCTCCCTACCGTCTAAAGATAAGGCAGCTTCTCTCTGTCGCACCAGCCAGGACTCGTAGAACTCCTTCGTGAGGCGCCGCTCGGCGAGCACCAGCGTGCGCAAACCTTCGCCGGCAAATttctgccaaaaaaaaaacaaaacaagcgtTAATTTACAAGTAAGAATTGACACCCACGAGAATGAACTCACGTTTAAATGTTCCTGCGTGCGAGCCTTCAGGTCGTGCTGGTTCGGTCCTAGCCTATCGTATATCACACTATCGGCGCCCTTACAGTACAGGATGATGGAGTTGTTGCGACGCAACACGACCGACATTCGCTTTCTAACGTTATTAAAATCTAATATACTTAACAGTTCATATTCCTAGGGGATGAGCATACAGTAGAGTAGAGTAAGACGTAAGTGAGCATTACTATATTCACGCCACTAACTCCTCTGCTAAACTTACCTCTGTTCGTCCCATGACCTCTATTGTTATACTGTTCGGTGCTCgtgatttaaaaacaaatccaaaattACGCGCCGCCGACACGAGGGCTGCCTCGTCAGGACTTTGTGCTTGATAATCTAACCTGCAAAAGTAGGAGGGAAGCGATCACTCGGTGAGAGAATTGTTGCAAAAGCCGGTCACAtacacccacacccacacccacaaACTTACTTGCCATTTTTCTCCTCCGCCATCACGGTATGGCAGAGGGCTAGCAAACGAAAAAAGTTATGCGCGTGCTCCTCGTCCGCCCGCACGGCATCCAGCAGCCCCTGGTCGTACCACCGGAACTCGGGTTCGTACTCCGGATTGAAGGAAAAGTCTACCGACTCCATCACCTGCATTGATGGGTTTTGGGGGGGAAAGGGGGAGGCGGGGTGTGGTGTTGTTggcgtttgtttgttatgGTGTCCCAATGAATGATTGGGAAGAGAAACGATGAGATGAACACACGTGATTTGTCGCAGGGAAGACACATGGTTGGACAAATGTTTGAGACATTTCGGTGCACAGAGTGGTGGTGAGACGAGTAGCATTAGTAGATGTGGGATGAGAAAGAATCGAAAGAATCgtaaaggaaaaagaaactgTAAGCATAATTGTACCGAGCATATACGCGCTGCATACACGTTGCGCAAATTAACGGAACGCAACGGAAAGTGTGCGCAACAAACTGCAACTGATGAGCTTCTAGTAGTTCCGAATTTCAGTAaggtatgtttgtttgtttgtttaattttgattagTCGCTTTTTATGTGAGATAACGTTTAAATTCTACTTGAAAACATGCGGTGCTGTACTTCGATAATAAAAGCACTAAAGCAAACGCCTGATCAGATGTAGTTAAAAGTTGTGCAagataagtaaaataaaaggaCGAATAAAACTGTGTTTTTGAGGTTGAATGAAAAGGCTCGCAACAAGAAGTAAACGAAAACAAGGCGCACTGTCTAGACAATGACATAACTCACCACACTATATGAAGAAACctaaattgaaaaatgaaattgaaaagtcGTTACAAACAATTGAAAACATTAACGAAACACGACGGCGTGAATAACAGATTATTATAAAGATCATCAAACAGTGAAAACATATAATTTCGCAAAGCATCGCGCAAAACTGTAACGGCGTGTACGTTTTATCCTCTCTGCTCGTCAAGAGTACTTTAGTGCAATTATTAGCGATACTAGTGATGGAACGTGAACGAAAACTGCATTGTTTGCTATCTTTACGATAGCAAAAATGCCTGAAATTGCTGCAAAACGCATCAAATTACTGAAAGCgcaagcttttttttataataatagtaataattaaGATGACATAATAAAGAAAACTGTCTGCAAACAAGCGTGAGTACGGTATTACAAACGAAATCATGCATACATGCAGTCCTTCTTGCGTATTGTTCCCACTTGGTGGTACGTCCGTAGTTGACTGCGCCGGGATATggggttttggttgttgtggtggtggtggtgttggtggtgttggtgtggtgGTGACTTGCTTAGTCGTAGTGGAGGATATGGACGTCTGCGTTTCTTGGCTATTACTGTGCTGACTGAATCTAACATGTAGTGAAGGTGGATGCTTTTTGTTTGGGGTCTGAACTGGCTGTTCGGTGGTGAtcgtggtagtggtggtggtggtgggctgAGGTGTGCTGCGACCTGGCGGCTCTTCAGCG
This is a stretch of genomic DNA from Anopheles merus strain MAF chromosome 2R, AmerM5.1, whole genome shotgun sequence. It encodes these proteins:
- the LOC121602776 gene encoding phospholipid-transporting ATPase ID isoform X1; its protein translation is MPISHATTDSVELEILEIRQDSSDDDDEQQDLAGRPYGTRTVRGCRRLPTATIVRRQQQQQQQHPQQHHHEIVLAGSSSTARGGTEASGDDRSMMMPRTGSPPKRKRFRRHHRTSTRRKSNSQSCGSLYNLAASSRPLHPQRSEPNVSFYSSPGEHQHDGGGDDGGYGRGGTIDADYHVQDSSNTLDDAPVLESCESLGATGRRSRRSGGGGRLHHDDDDGDRADDNGSYGSSGLDALDDRGTDDDGMMAGCLGGGGGGGGSGTGGHHQHAAPQHGLRASIVSVLGRLGMWNTNKPPGGKPVPVMIHRSETKSSFDRGQSYISNGASRLRSIFGENERRIRANDREYNTQFKYANNYIKTSKYSILTFLPLNLLEQFQRLANFYFLCLLILQLIPAISSLTPVTTAIPLIGVLMLTAIKDAYDDFQRHMSDSQVNNRRSKALRHGKLVDERWSGVQVGDIIRMDNDQFVAADILLLSSSEPNGLCFIETAELDGETNLKIKQCLPETAALGQQEDLLWKFNGEIVCEPPNNLLNKFEGTLTWKNQRYPLDNDKILLRGCIIRNTQWCYGVVIFAGKDTKLMQNSGKTKFKRTTIDRLLNFIIIGIVFFLLSICGFCTIASAIWEALVGYKFQIYLPWERIIPKDYLQGAISIGCLVFFSYAIVLNTVVPISLYVSVEVIRFAQSFLINWDEKMYYDKTKTHAKARTTTLNEELGQIQYIFSDKTGTLTQNIMTFNKCSIAGRAYGDVVDVRTGETVELSEPTFNSNTSLLLNAEEPPGRSTPQPTTTTTTTITTEQPVQTPNKKHPPSLHVRFSQHSNSQETQTSISSTTTKQVTTTPTPPTPPPPQQPKPHIPAQSTTDVPPSGNNTQEGLHVSSYSVVMESVDFSFNPEYEPEFRWYDQGLLDAVRADEEHAHNFFRLLALCHTVMAEEKNGKLDYQAQSPDEAALVSAARNFGFVFKSRAPNSITIEVMGRTEEYELLSILDFNNVRKRMSVVLRRNNSIILYCKGADSVIYDRLGPNQHDLKARTQEHLNKFAGEGLRTLVLAERRLTKEFYESWLVRQREAALSLDGREDKLGAIYEEIECDMQLVGVTAIEDKLQDGVPQTIANLQLAGIKIWVLTGDKQETAINIGYSCQLLTDDMVDVFVIDGITKSEVEQQLRKYMDSLRIVNTYHPANVQKANQAHSQTVGGGTTSETSAVTANGAHSSSSGPMVDIQNTSPPSVSVVTFRWDNRHKYTSIGGSEEAPDSVNCSNYSDGFEKGEPTLTDIDENTGVALVINGHSLVHCLTSELESKFLEIASHCKAVICCRVTPLQKAMVVELIKRAKNAVTLAIGDGANDVSMIKAAHIGVGISGQEGMQAVLASDYSIAQFKFLERLLLVHGRWSYYRMCKFLRYFFYKNFAFTLCHFWYAFFCGFSAQTVFDPMFISVYNLFYTSLPVLALGIFEQDVSDKSSVDYPKLYTPGMTNALFNTTEFIRSVLHGIFSSLILFLIPYGTYKDGISPDGYVLNDHMLLGSVVATILILDNTAQIALDTSYWTVFNHIMIWGSLLWYFFLDYFYNYVIGGPYVGSLTQAMKEATFWFTTVLTVIVLMIPVLASRFYFVDVFPSLPDKIRVQQRLALLRSRQSSDVLRTPSARKARRSLRSGYAFAHQEGFGRLITSGKIMRKLPQDFAFPLGLGSKKQQSTESTKNNNNNNNNNNSSNNANNASNVVNGAGAVGTRTGTNTATATTLSAMVAVTTLTANGNQQQQQQQLVNLPGSSNGGDQHSPRAPCQDLDTINL
- the LOC121602776 gene encoding phospholipid-transporting ATPase ID isoform X9, which codes for MAAGTMAENERRIRANDREYNTQFKYANNYIKTSKYSILTFLPLNLLEQFQRLANFYFLCLLILQLIPAISSLTPVTTAIPLIGVLMLTAIKDAYDDFQRHMSDSQVNNRRSKALRHGKLVDERWSGVQVGDIIRMDNDQFVAADILLLSSSEPNGLCFIETAELDGETNLKIKQCLPETAALGQQEDLLWKFNGEIVCEPPNNLLNKFEGTLTWKNQRYPLDNDKILLRGCIIRNTQWCYGVVIFAGKDTKLMQNSGKTKFKRTTIDRLLNFIIIGIVFFLLSICGFCTIASAIWEALVGYKFQIYLPWERIIPKDYLQGAISIGCLVFFSYAIVLNTVVPISLYVSVEVIRFAQSFLINWDEKMYYDKTKTHAKARTTTLNEELGQIQYIFSDKTGTLTQNIMTFNKCSIAGRAYGDVVDVRTGETVELSEPTFNSNTSLLLNAEEPPGRSTPQPTTTTTTTITTEQPVQTPNKKHPPSLHVRFSQHSNSQETQTSISSTTTKQVTTTPTPPTPPPPQQPKPHIPAQSTTDVPPSGNNTQEGLHVSSYSVVMESVDFSFNPEYEPEFRWYDQGLLDAVRADEEHAHNFFRLLALCHTVMAEEKNGKLDYQAQSPDEAALVSAARNFGFVFKSRAPNSITIEVMGRTEEYELLSILDFNNVRKRMSVVLRRNNSIILYCKGADSVIYDRLGPNQHDLKARTQEHLNKFAGEGLRTLVLAERRLTKEFYESWLVRQREAALSLDGREDKLGAIYEEIECDMQLVGVTAIEDKLQDGVPQTIANLQLAGIKIWVLTGDKQETAINIGYSCQLLTDDMVDVFVIDGITKSEVEQQLRKYMDSLRIVNTYHPANVQKANQAHSQTVGGGTTSETSAVTANGAHSSSSGPMVDIQNTSPPSVSVVTFRWDNRHKYTSIGGSEEAPDSVNCSNYSDGFEKGEPTLTDIDENTGVALVINGHSLVHCLTSELESKFLEIASHCKAVICCRVTPLQKAMVVELIKRAKNAVTLAIGDGANDVSMIKAAHIGVGISGQEGMQAVLASDYSIAQFKFLERLLLVHGRWSYYRMCKFLRYFFYKNFAFTLCHFWYAFFCGFSAQTVFDPMFISVYNLFYTSLPVLALGIFEQDVSDKSSVDYPKLYTPGMTNALFNTTEFIRSVLHGIFSSLILFLIPYGTYKDGISPDGYVLNDHMLLGSVVATILILDNTAQIALDTSYWTVFNHIMIWGSLLWYFFLDYFYNYVIGGPYVGSLTQAMKEATFWFTTVLTVIVLMIPVLASRFYFVDVFPSLPDKIRVQQRLALLRSRQSSDVLRTPSARKARRSLRSGYAFAHQEGFGRLITSGKIMRKLPQDFAFPLGLGSKKQQSTESTKNNNNNNNNNNSSNNANNASNVVNGAGAVGTRTGTNTATATTLSAMVAVTTLTANGNQQQQQQQLVNLPGSSNGGDQHSPRAPCQDLDTINL